Proteins encoded by one window of Streptacidiphilus sp. PB12-B1b:
- a CDS encoding glycosyltransferase family 87 protein, with protein sequence MCAMTSSTLPTPPPEDTVVVPADEDPVAAAGSEILGGAPGRRALLGVGWWTAGRVLAIVTIAVFALGMVQKIPCYDSGWFYGATAQYDHACYSDIPHLFTLRGFSIGNIPYLDRLPVAPGQAPDPTMQYLEYPVLTGMFMWVATWLTPSGGGDVHREQVFWLVNSGMLMICAVIAVVAVMRTHRRRPWDALLFALAPVLALDSTINWDLLAVALTAVGMACWARRRLVLAGVMIGLATAAKLYPVFLLGPILLLCLRAGRMRDFGQAFAGALAAWLVVDVPFMLLNFKGWATFYTFSELRGIDYGSVWLILEQNNLLPSGFTTSQVNTVIALLLALCCLGIAWLALAARRRPRFAQLAFLVIAAFVLTNKVYSPQYVLWLTPLAVLARPRWRDFLIWQACEILYFLGIWYNFAYTSSPNQKGLPTDWYHGAIVVHVLGTLYLCALVVRDVLAPEFDVVRWDGSDDPSGGVLDGAPDVLVVGPSRSGGEPHGVVEIDEEPVLPPA encoded by the coding sequence ATGTGCGCCATGACGTCGAGCACACTGCCCACTCCCCCGCCCGAGGACACCGTCGTCGTCCCCGCCGACGAGGACCCGGTGGCTGCCGCGGGGAGCGAGATCCTCGGCGGGGCCCCCGGCCGCCGCGCGCTGCTCGGCGTCGGCTGGTGGACCGCGGGCCGGGTGCTGGCGATCGTCACCATCGCGGTGTTCGCGCTCGGGATGGTGCAGAAGATCCCCTGCTACGACAGCGGCTGGTTCTACGGCGCGACCGCGCAGTACGACCACGCCTGCTACAGCGACATCCCGCACCTGTTCACCCTGCGCGGCTTCTCCATCGGGAACATCCCCTACCTGGACAGGCTGCCGGTCGCGCCGGGGCAGGCCCCCGACCCGACCATGCAGTACCTGGAGTACCCGGTCCTGACCGGCATGTTCATGTGGGTGGCGACCTGGCTGACCCCCTCCGGCGGCGGCGACGTCCACCGCGAGCAGGTGTTCTGGCTGGTCAACTCCGGCATGCTGATGATCTGCGCGGTGATCGCGGTGGTCGCGGTGATGCGCACCCACCGCCGCCGCCCCTGGGACGCGCTGCTGTTCGCGCTGGCGCCGGTGCTGGCGCTGGACTCCACCATCAACTGGGACCTGCTGGCGGTGGCGCTGACGGCCGTCGGCATGGCCTGCTGGGCGCGCAGGCGGCTGGTGCTCGCCGGGGTGATGATCGGACTGGCCACCGCCGCCAAGCTGTACCCGGTCTTCCTGCTCGGGCCGATCCTGCTGCTGTGCCTGCGGGCGGGTCGGATGCGCGACTTCGGCCAGGCCTTCGCCGGGGCGCTGGCCGCCTGGCTGGTCGTGGACGTGCCGTTCATGCTGCTGAACTTCAAGGGCTGGGCCACCTTCTACACCTTCAGCGAGCTGCGCGGCATCGACTACGGCTCGGTCTGGCTGATCCTGGAGCAGAACAACCTGCTGCCGAGCGGCTTCACCACCTCCCAGGTCAACACCGTCATCGCGCTGCTGCTGGCGCTGTGCTGCCTGGGGATCGCCTGGCTGGCCCTGGCCGCCCGGCGCCGGCCGCGCTTCGCCCAGTTGGCCTTCCTGGTGATCGCGGCCTTCGTGCTGACCAACAAGGTCTACTCGCCGCAGTACGTGCTCTGGCTGACGCCGCTGGCGGTGCTGGCCCGCCCGCGCTGGCGGGACTTCCTGATCTGGCAGGCCTGCGAGATCCTGTACTTCCTGGGCATCTGGTACAACTTCGCCTACACCTCCAGCCCCAACCAGAAGGGCCTGCCGACCGACTGGTACCACGGCGCGATCGTGGTGCACGTGCTCGGGACGCTCTATCTGTGCGCGCTGGTGGTCCGCGACGTGCTGGCGCCCGAGTTCGACGTGGTGCGCTGGGACGGAAGTGACGATCCGTCAGGAGGCGTGCTGGACGGGGCTCCGGACGTGCTGGTGGTCGGTCCCTCGCGGTCCGGCGGGGAACCGCACGGGGTTGTGGAAATCGACGAGGAACCCGTGCTACCACCGGCCTGA
- a CDS encoding transglycosylase domain-containing protein, translated as MSEHRRKQQQPGRDDSPSAGPSQQSPQGGGYPPQGAPGEYQAGPAGEYQARPSGGYQTGPGRRQSGPPPRRTARPQGYGQGPGPEAAETTAQPQMTRAEMRRAAQSKGRRGTTTANGMQGGGGRGPGGPAGPKPKRLIDYPRWGKGGVRRWLPSWKLVLTGFVICTGALFGVVGYAYATLKAPNPQYDAVTQSNTYYWADKSVMVQTGAQNRQILDSLSTIPKPVQNDFLAAENSTFWTDSGIDPEGILRAVYDMAKGEETQSGSTITQQWIKNYYLTAAQTPTRKMDEILLAVKISKSTPKQQILLGYLNTCYFGRGAYGIEAAAKTYYNLDASQLNPSQGAFLASLVNGPSLYDPYGSDIQGDNAAQNKINATQRWTYVLKNMAKFNFMSAADSQTWLAKGFPMPRPYTVSDTNMGGQIGYMVTLAQNNLLRNGVTQAQLDQGGYQIYTTFNKADENAMVSSVNSTFAGQLNPKRMVTNTSDTTSPDYKKKYPVDKWLQEGAASVVPGEGAVNAIYGGADFLKDFNDNADAPNVLVGSTFKAFVLAAAEKYGLQDPVSYNGTTIPAGTPVSLNSMFSGQNNLVIRQANGQPWLDQNNQVWHQPNDSDYPYGNINLKTAMDQSVNSVYVQLGMDVGMQNVKQTAIDAGLNADPSSAWANDTVPSFALGTSTPGPIRLATAYATFANDGIEYDPYEVDHYVYGGATKSLKTKPRVAFTPQVADTVNEALEGVVSDSGTGAHAMALGWPGGIAGKTGTTDSYKSALFVGYTKKAATAVLLFDQNPATGTIEPMIGLAGQQDIYGANFPTEIWTKYMKVALSGFSPETLNTLSTYGSLVYGPDVTPSATASATPTASATPSSTASSKPSRTPSAPASDTASSTPSSTPSAPDTCLVLCPTPSASDTSTGGPGGGPGGPGGGGGGGTSSSTPGWNQHGGGNDDG; from the coding sequence ATGAGCGAACATCGGCGAAAGCAGCAACAGCCCGGCCGGGATGACAGTCCGTCGGCCGGGCCGTCTCAGCAGTCGCCCCAGGGGGGCGGGTATCCGCCGCAGGGAGCCCCCGGCGAGTACCAGGCCGGACCGGCCGGTGAGTACCAGGCCAGGCCGTCCGGCGGGTACCAGACCGGCCCGGGGCGACGCCAGTCGGGACCGCCGCCGCGCCGCACCGCGCGCCCCCAGGGGTACGGCCAGGGGCCCGGCCCGGAGGCCGCCGAGACCACCGCGCAGCCGCAGATGACCCGCGCCGAGATGCGCCGCGCCGCGCAGTCCAAGGGCCGCCGCGGCACCACGACCGCCAACGGCATGCAGGGCGGCGGCGGGCGCGGCCCGGGCGGCCCGGCCGGCCCCAAGCCGAAGCGGCTGATCGACTACCCGCGCTGGGGCAAGGGCGGCGTCCGCCGCTGGCTGCCCTCGTGGAAGCTGGTCCTGACCGGCTTCGTGATCTGCACCGGCGCGCTGTTCGGCGTGGTCGGCTACGCCTACGCGACGCTGAAGGCGCCCAACCCGCAGTACGACGCCGTCACCCAGAGCAACACGTACTACTGGGCCGACAAGTCGGTGATGGTGCAGACCGGCGCGCAGAACCGGCAGATCCTGGACAGCCTCTCGACGATCCCCAAGCCGGTGCAGAACGACTTCCTGGCGGCGGAGAACTCGACCTTCTGGACCGACTCGGGCATCGACCCCGAGGGCATCCTGCGCGCCGTCTACGACATGGCCAAGGGTGAGGAGACCCAGTCGGGTTCGACCATCACCCAGCAGTGGATCAAGAACTACTACCTCACCGCGGCGCAGACCCCGACCCGCAAGATGGACGAGATCCTGCTGGCCGTCAAGATCTCCAAGAGCACCCCGAAGCAGCAGATTCTGCTGGGCTACCTCAACACCTGCTACTTCGGCCGCGGCGCCTACGGCATCGAGGCGGCCGCCAAGACGTACTACAACCTGGACGCCAGCCAGCTGAACCCCAGCCAGGGCGCCTTCCTGGCGTCGCTGGTCAACGGCCCCAGCCTGTACGACCCGTACGGCTCGGACATCCAGGGCGACAACGCCGCGCAGAACAAGATCAACGCGACCCAGCGCTGGACCTACGTCCTGAAGAACATGGCCAAGTTCAACTTCATGAGCGCGGCCGACTCGCAGACCTGGCTGGCCAAGGGCTTCCCCATGCCCAGGCCCTACACGGTGAGCGACACCAACATGGGCGGGCAGATCGGGTACATGGTGACCCTCGCCCAGAACAACCTGCTGCGCAACGGGGTCACCCAGGCGCAGCTGGACCAGGGCGGCTACCAGATCTACACGACCTTCAACAAGGCCGACGAGAACGCCATGGTGTCCTCGGTGAACTCCACGTTCGCCGGGCAGTTGAACCCCAAGCGCATGGTCACCAACACCTCGGACACCACCAGCCCGGACTACAAGAAGAAGTACCCGGTGGACAAGTGGCTGCAGGAGGGCGCGGCCTCGGTGGTGCCCGGTGAGGGCGCGGTCAACGCCATCTACGGCGGCGCCGACTTCCTGAAGGACTTCAACGACAACGCCGACGCGCCGAACGTCCTGGTCGGCTCGACCTTCAAGGCGTTCGTGCTGGCGGCCGCCGAGAAGTACGGCCTGCAGGACCCGGTCTCCTACAACGGGACCACCATCCCGGCCGGCACGCCGGTGTCGCTGAACAGCATGTTCAGCGGCCAGAACAACCTGGTGATCAGGCAGGCCAACGGCCAGCCCTGGCTGGACCAGAACAACCAGGTGTGGCACCAGCCCAACGACTCCGACTACCCCTACGGGAACATCAACCTGAAGACGGCCATGGACCAGTCGGTGAACTCGGTCTACGTGCAGCTCGGCATGGACGTCGGCATGCAGAACGTCAAGCAGACCGCCATCGACGCCGGGCTCAACGCCGACCCCAGCTCGGCCTGGGCCAACGACACCGTGCCCTCGTTCGCGCTGGGCACCTCCACGCCGGGCCCGATCCGGCTGGCCACGGCCTACGCGACCTTCGCCAACGACGGCATCGAGTACGACCCGTACGAGGTCGACCACTACGTCTACGGCGGCGCCACCAAGTCGCTGAAGACCAAGCCGCGGGTGGCCTTCACCCCGCAGGTCGCGGACACCGTCAACGAGGCCCTGGAGGGCGTGGTCTCCGACTCCGGTACCGGTGCGCATGCCATGGCGCTGGGCTGGCCGGGCGGGATCGCCGGTAAGACCGGCACCACCGACTCCTACAAGTCGGCGCTGTTCGTCGGCTACACCAAGAAGGCGGCCACCGCGGTCCTGCTGTTCGACCAGAACCCCGCCACCGGCACCATCGAGCCGATGATCGGCCTGGCCGGCCAGCAGGACATCTACGGCGCCAACTTCCCGACCGAGATCTGGACCAAGTACATGAAGGTGGCGCTCAGCGGCTTCTCGCCGGAGACGCTGAACACCCTCAGCACGTACGGCTCCCTGGTCTACGGGCCGGACGTCACGCCCTCCGCGACGGCCAGTGCGACCCCGACGGCCAGCGCCACGCCGTCCAGCACGGCGTCGAGCAAGCCCTCGCGGACGCCCTCCGCGCCGGCGTCCGACACGGCCTCGTCGACGCCGTCGAGCACGCCCTCGGCGCCGGACACCTGCCTGGTGCTGTGCCCGACGCCGAGCGCGTCGGACACCTCGACCGGCGGACCGGGCGGCGGTCCCGGGGGCCCGGGCGGCGGCGGAGGAGGCGGCACCTCGTCCTCCACGCCGGGGTGGAACCAGCACGGCGGCGGCAACGACGACGGCTGA
- a CDS encoding PadR family transcriptional regulator, whose translation MSRRSGILEFAVLGLLHDSPMHGYELRKRLNVLLGSFRAFSYGTLYPCLKGLVALGFLIEDNAGDEYIPATALNGKRSKIVYRLTPEGKQRFEELLADSGPDAWEDEHFGVHFAFFGQTDRAVRMRVLEGRRSRLEERLERMRTSLARTRERLDGYTLELQRHGLESVEREVRWLNELIETERANRSSGRGPDTGPPGTSTPGATPQISDGRNRAAAHAAAPPDRPERSPER comes from the coding sequence ATGAGCAGGCGCTCCGGCATCCTCGAGTTCGCCGTCCTCGGCCTCCTGCACGACTCCCCCATGCACGGCTACGAGCTGCGCAAACGCCTCAACGTCCTGCTGGGATCGTTCCGTGCCTTCTCGTACGGGACGCTCTACCCGTGCCTCAAGGGCCTGGTCGCCCTCGGTTTCCTGATCGAGGACAACGCCGGAGACGAGTACATCCCCGCCACCGCCCTCAACGGCAAGCGGTCGAAGATCGTCTACCGGCTGACCCCCGAGGGCAAGCAGCGGTTCGAGGAGTTGCTGGCCGACTCCGGCCCGGACGCCTGGGAGGACGAACACTTCGGCGTCCACTTCGCCTTCTTCGGCCAGACCGACCGGGCCGTGCGCATGCGCGTCCTGGAAGGCCGCCGCAGCCGTCTGGAAGAGCGCCTGGAGCGGATGCGCACCTCGCTGGCGCGCACCCGCGAGCGACTCGACGGCTACACCCTGGAACTCCAGCGCCACGGCCTGGAGTCAGTGGAGCGAGAGGTCCGCTGGCTCAACGAGCTGATCGAGACCGAACGCGCCAACCGCAGCAGCGGACGCGGCCCCGACACCGGGCCGCCAGGCACCTCCACCCCGGGTGCCACCCCACAGATTTCGGACGGCAGGAACCGGGCAGCAGCGCACGCCGCTGCGCCACCCGACCGCCCGGAGCGCTCCCCGGAGCGCTGA
- a CDS encoding inositol-3-phosphate synthase, which yields MSSVRVAIVGVGNCAASLVQGVEYYKDADPNSRVPGLMHVQFGDYHVRDVEFVAAFDVDAKKVGQDLAHAIGASENNTIKICDVPPTGVMVQRGPTLDGLGKYYLETIEQSSEEPVDVVEVLKERQVDVLVCYLPVGSEQAAKFYAQCAIDAKVAFVNALPVFIAGTKEWADKFTEAGVPIVGDDIKSQVGATITHRVMAKLFEDRGVLLERTMQLNVGGNMDFKNMLERDRLESKKISKTQAVTSQIVDRDLGAKNVHIGPSDYVAWLDDRKWAYVRLEGRAFGDVPLNLEYKLEVWDSPNSAGVIIDAVRAAKIAKDRGIGGPILSASSYLMKSPPVQYFDDEARDNVEKFIRGEVER from the coding sequence ATGAGTTCGGTTCGCGTAGCAATCGTGGGTGTCGGCAACTGCGCCGCCTCGCTTGTCCAGGGCGTCGAGTACTACAAGGACGCTGACCCGAACAGCCGCGTGCCCGGCCTCATGCACGTGCAGTTCGGCGACTACCACGTCCGTGACGTCGAGTTCGTCGCCGCGTTCGACGTCGACGCCAAGAAGGTCGGCCAGGACCTCGCCCACGCCATCGGCGCCAGCGAGAACAACACCATCAAGATCTGCGACGTGCCGCCCACCGGCGTCATGGTGCAGCGCGGCCCGACCCTCGACGGTCTGGGCAAGTACTACCTGGAGACCATCGAGCAGTCCTCCGAGGAGCCGGTCGACGTGGTCGAGGTGCTCAAGGAGCGCCAGGTCGACGTCCTCGTGTGCTACCTGCCGGTCGGCTCCGAGCAGGCCGCCAAGTTCTACGCCCAGTGCGCCATCGACGCCAAGGTCGCGTTCGTCAACGCCCTGCCGGTGTTCATCGCGGGCACCAAGGAGTGGGCGGACAAGTTCACCGAGGCCGGTGTCCCGATCGTCGGCGACGACATCAAGTCCCAGGTCGGCGCCACCATCACGCACCGCGTGATGGCGAAGCTCTTCGAGGACCGCGGTGTCCTGCTGGAGCGCACCATGCAGCTGAACGTCGGCGGCAACATGGACTTCAAGAACATGCTGGAGCGCGACCGCCTGGAGTCCAAGAAGATCTCCAAGACGCAGGCCGTGACCTCGCAGATCGTCGACCGCGACCTGGGCGCCAAGAACGTCCACATCGGCCCGTCGGACTACGTGGCCTGGCTGGACGACCGCAAGTGGGCGTACGTGCGCCTCGAGGGCCGCGCCTTCGGCGACGTGCCGCTGAACCTGGAGTACAAGCTCGAGGTGTGGGACTCCCCGAACTCGGCCGGCGTCATCATCGACGCGGTCCGCGCGGCGAAGATCGCCAAGGACCGCGGCATCGGCGGCCCGATCCTGTCGGCGTCCTCCTACCTGATGAAGTCCCCGCCGGTGCAGTACTTCGACGACGAGGCCCGCGACAACGTGGAGAAGTTCATCCGCGGCGAGGTCGAGCGCTGA
- a CDS encoding MFS transporter yields the protein MSIIGHASEPQGRARALLGLSGFRRLLGTRLLSQLSDGVFQVSLASYVVFSPERQPTAGAIASAFAVLLLPFCLCGPFAGVLLDRWRRRQTLLYGNLIRLVLCAGTAWLVLLKVPTPVFFAAALLVTGVNRFILAGLSAALPQVVPDTLLVSANSIAPTMGTIASTIGGGAAFVVQLVLPAGPEANAALLVLAGLGYGSASLAARTMSRDLLGPARGPQARQPLHQVIAETAAGLLDGVRQLVRDSRPAAYALAAVTVCRFCYGLLLVLLLMLCRNSFSTPGDQSAGIRWLGLALAASAAGFFTAAVVTPWATRRMGVGGWLVCCSALAAVLTPALGLFFTPLPIMAAAYLLGLFSQGAKISTDTVVQTSVDDAYRGRVFAVYDVLFNGSLVAAAAVAAALMPTSGRSVVVILVSALLYALTALGYGLTLRHSKPSAPVPCPVSSSV from the coding sequence GTGTCGATCATCGGCCATGCCTCCGAACCCCAGGGCCGCGCCAGGGCTCTGCTTGGGCTGTCCGGCTTTCGCCGACTCCTCGGCACCCGCCTGCTCTCGCAGCTCTCCGACGGCGTCTTCCAGGTCTCGCTGGCCTCCTACGTCGTCTTCTCCCCCGAACGCCAGCCGACCGCAGGCGCCATCGCCTCCGCCTTCGCTGTGCTGCTGCTGCCGTTCTGCCTCTGCGGCCCCTTCGCCGGCGTGCTGCTGGACCGCTGGCGCCGTCGGCAGACGCTCCTGTACGGCAACCTGATCCGGCTGGTGCTCTGCGCCGGGACGGCCTGGCTGGTGCTGCTCAAGGTGCCGACGCCGGTGTTCTTCGCCGCCGCGCTGCTGGTGACCGGCGTCAACCGGTTCATCCTGGCCGGGCTCTCCGCCGCACTGCCGCAGGTGGTCCCGGACACCCTGCTGGTCAGCGCCAACTCCATCGCGCCGACCATGGGCACGATCGCCAGCACCATCGGCGGGGGCGCTGCCTTCGTCGTGCAGCTGGTCCTCCCGGCCGGGCCGGAGGCCAATGCCGCCCTGCTGGTCCTGGCCGGGCTGGGCTACGGCAGCGCCTCCCTCGCGGCCCGGACGATGTCACGGGACCTGCTGGGGCCCGCGCGCGGCCCGCAGGCCCGCCAGCCGCTGCACCAGGTGATCGCCGAGACCGCCGCGGGGCTGCTGGACGGGGTGCGGCAGCTGGTGCGCGACTCCCGTCCCGCCGCCTACGCGCTGGCCGCGGTGACGGTCTGCCGGTTCTGCTACGGCCTGCTGCTGGTCCTGCTGCTGATGCTGTGCCGGAACAGCTTCTCCACGCCGGGCGACCAGAGCGCCGGCATCCGCTGGCTGGGCCTGGCCCTGGCCGCCTCCGCCGCCGGCTTCTTCACCGCGGCAGTGGTCACCCCCTGGGCGACCCGGCGGATGGGCGTCGGCGGCTGGCTGGTCTGCTGCTCGGCGCTGGCCGCCGTGCTCACCCCGGCGCTCGGCCTGTTCTTCACACCGCTGCCGATCATGGCCGCCGCCTACCTGCTCGGCCTGTTCTCCCAGGGCGCGAAGATCAGCACCGACACCGTCGTCCAGACCTCGGTGGACGACGCCTACCGCGGCCGGGTCTTCGCGGTGTACGACGTGCTGTTCAACGGCTCGCTGGTCGCTGCCGCCGCCGTGGCCGCCGCACTGATGCCGACCAGCGGCCGCTCGGTGGTGGTGATCCTGGTCTCCGCGCTGCTGTACGCACTGACGGCGCTGGGCTACGGGCTGACCCTGCGGCATTCCAAGCCGTCGGCGCCCGTGCCCTGCCCCGTCTCCTCCTCGGTCTAG
- a CDS encoding CCA tRNA nucleotidyltransferase: MPNANDSSSARLDDPSSRRGSAADSLSAAQLAAVSEILDAYPVADELGRRFQASGFRLALVGGSVRDALLGRLGNDLDFTTDARPEQILALLKPWADAIWDVGIAFGTVGARKKARPTAGGEPRDFQIEITTYRSEAYDRNSRKPEVSYGDSIEEDLVRRDFTVNAMAVALPEVAFIDPHHGLEDLAAKVLRTPGTPEASFSDDPLRMMRAARFSAQLDFEVAPEVVTAMSEMAERIGIVSAERVQAELNKLLLSDHPRQGLLLLVDTGIAERVLPELPALRLERDEHHRHKDVYEHSLTVLEQAIDLEEDGPDLTLRLAALLHDIGKPRTRRFEDGGGVSFHHHELVGAKLTKKRLRELKYSNDLIADVSRLVELHLRFHGYGTGEWTDSAVRRYVRDAGPLLPRLHKLTRSDCTTRNRKKAAALSRAYDGLEQRIAVLQEQEQLDSIRPDLNGEEIMAILGLKPGREVGEAYRFLLEHRLEHGPMGPEAATEALRGWWDARAGQSQDPGQHQDAGRSGDAG, from the coding sequence GTGCCGAACGCCAATGATTCCAGCTCTGCCCGCCTGGACGACCCGTCGTCCCGCCGTGGTTCCGCCGCCGACTCCCTGAGTGCCGCGCAGCTCGCCGCCGTCAGCGAGATCCTCGACGCCTACCCCGTCGCGGACGAGCTGGGGCGCCGCTTCCAGGCGTCCGGCTTCCGCCTCGCCCTGGTCGGAGGCTCCGTGCGGGACGCCCTGCTCGGCCGCCTCGGCAACGACCTGGACTTCACCACCGACGCCCGGCCCGAGCAGATCCTGGCGCTGCTGAAGCCCTGGGCGGACGCCATCTGGGACGTCGGCATCGCCTTCGGCACGGTGGGCGCCCGCAAGAAGGCCCGGCCGACCGCCGGGGGCGAGCCGCGCGACTTCCAGATCGAGATCACCACCTACCGCTCCGAGGCGTACGACCGGAACTCCCGCAAGCCGGAGGTCTCCTACGGGGACTCCATCGAGGAGGACCTGGTCCGCCGCGACTTCACCGTCAACGCCATGGCCGTGGCCCTGCCCGAGGTCGCCTTCATCGATCCGCACCACGGCCTGGAGGATCTCGCCGCGAAGGTGCTGCGGACCCCCGGCACCCCCGAGGCGTCCTTCTCGGACGATCCACTGCGGATGATGCGGGCCGCCCGCTTCTCCGCACAGCTGGACTTCGAGGTCGCCCCCGAGGTGGTCACCGCGATGTCGGAGATGGCGGAGCGGATCGGCATCGTCTCCGCGGAGCGCGTCCAGGCGGAGCTGAACAAGCTGCTGCTGTCGGACCACCCGCGCCAGGGGCTGCTGCTGCTGGTCGACACCGGCATCGCCGAGCGGGTGCTGCCGGAGCTTCCGGCGCTGCGGCTGGAACGTGACGAGCACCACCGGCACAAGGACGTCTACGAGCACTCGCTGACCGTCCTGGAACAGGCCATCGACCTGGAGGAGGACGGCCCCGACCTCACGCTGCGGCTGGCCGCGCTGCTGCACGACATCGGCAAGCCGCGCACCCGGCGCTTCGAGGACGGCGGAGGGGTCTCCTTCCACCACCACGAGCTGGTGGGGGCCAAGCTCACCAAGAAGCGCCTGCGGGAGCTGAAGTACTCCAACGACCTGATCGCCGACGTGTCCCGGCTGGTCGAGCTGCACCTGCGGTTCCACGGCTACGGCACCGGCGAGTGGACCGACTCGGCGGTGCGGCGGTACGTCCGCGACGCCGGCCCGCTGCTGCCGCGGCTGCACAAGCTGACCCGCTCGGACTGCACCACCCGCAACAGGAAGAAGGCGGCCGCGCTGTCGCGGGCCTACGACGGCCTGGAGCAGCGGATCGCCGTGCTGCAGGAGCAGGAGCAGCTGGACTCGATCCGCCCGGATCTCAACGGCGAGGAGATCATGGCGATCCTCGGCCTCAAGCCGGGCCGTGAGGTCGGCGAGGCATACCGGTTCCTGCTGGAGCACCGGCTGGAGCACGGCCCGATGGGCCCGGAGGCGGCCACCGAGGCACTGCGCGGATGGTGGGACGCCCGCGCGGGCCAGAGCCAGGACCCGGGCCAGCACCAGGACGCGGGCCGGAGCGGGGACGCGGGCTAG